From Dehalobacter sp. 12DCB1, a single genomic window includes:
- a CDS encoding DUF3795 domain-containing protein, protein MNKIKEELIAPCGMNCRLCLGNQRKKNHCKGCRNEIDIRYKTKGSVSCIIKNCSVIQSNESGFCFECDKYPCRRLKQLDKRYRTKYHMSMLENLEQINQSGIDSFLRNEENKWTCKECGNIVCVHRAFCLVCKTPYIE, encoded by the coding sequence ATGAACAAAATAAAAGAAGAACTGATTGCTCCTTGTGGTATGAATTGCAGACTTTGCTTAGGTAACCAAAGGAAGAAAAATCATTGCAAAGGATGTCGTAATGAGATAGATATTAGGTATAAAACAAAAGGTAGCGTCAGTTGCATAATCAAGAACTGTTCTGTAATTCAAAGCAATGAATCAGGATTTTGCTTTGAATGCGATAAATACCCTTGCCGGAGGTTAAAACAGTTAGATAAGCGATATCGAACAAAATATCACATGAGCATGCTTGAAAACCTTGAGCAAATAAATCAATCTGGCATTGATTCATTTTTGCGGAATGAGGAAAATAAATGGACTTGCAAAGAATGTGGCAATATTGTTTGCGTACATAGAGCTTTTTGTTTGGTATGCAAAACTCCATATATAGAGTGA